In a genomic window of Agarivorans albus:
- a CDS encoding L-serine ammonia-lyase, with protein MVSIFDLFSIGIGPSSSHTVGPMKAAKLFAERLDSNAELNRVDHIKVELFGSLGATGKGHGTGKAVILGLLGESPELVDVDTVDQMLLKVEQTEELSLLAKKTINFAKTGAIVFHRRKQLPAHSNALSFHAYLDNGKSISATYYSIGGGYIVEEGQENDTSSHNYPYPFENAESLLQRCKESGKSIAAVVSANEQVHCSTRTISQYTQQIWLTMQACVKRGISEEGILPGGLKLARRAPTLNRQLASQRNLSSDPLNVMDWVNLYALAVSEENAGGGRVVTAPTNGAAGIIPAVLHYYHNHVQELDQDSINQFFLTATAIGSLYKTNASISGAEVGCQGEVGVACSMAAAGLVAIFGGNPEQIENAAEIGIEHNLGLTCDPIGGLVQVPCIERNAMGALKAINAARLALRGSGEHKVSLDKAIKTMWETGCDMKSKYKETARGGLAVNIIEC; from the coding sequence ATGGTAAGTATATTTGACCTATTCTCAATAGGTATTGGGCCTTCCAGCTCTCACACAGTTGGGCCAATGAAAGCAGCTAAGCTGTTTGCAGAGCGTTTAGACAGCAACGCTGAGCTAAATCGAGTTGATCACATTAAAGTAGAACTGTTTGGTTCATTAGGTGCAACAGGCAAAGGCCATGGCACAGGCAAGGCCGTTATTTTGGGCTTGTTGGGTGAGTCGCCCGAGTTAGTGGATGTTGATACCGTTGATCAGATGCTGCTAAAAGTTGAGCAAACCGAAGAGTTGTCGCTGTTAGCTAAGAAGACCATTAACTTCGCTAAAACAGGTGCCATTGTATTTCATCGTCGTAAGCAGCTACCAGCCCACAGCAATGCCTTAAGTTTTCATGCCTACCTAGACAATGGCAAAAGCATCTCGGCCACCTATTACTCTATAGGCGGCGGTTACATTGTCGAAGAAGGCCAAGAAAACGATACGTCGAGTCACAATTACCCCTATCCCTTCGAGAACGCCGAGAGCTTATTACAACGCTGCAAAGAGAGCGGCAAAAGCATTGCGGCCGTGGTCTCGGCTAATGAGCAAGTTCACTGTTCCACCCGAACCATTAGCCAATACACCCAACAAATTTGGCTTACAATGCAAGCATGTGTAAAACGCGGCATTAGTGAAGAAGGCATATTACCGGGCGGCTTAAAACTGGCTAGACGGGCACCAACTTTAAATCGGCAGTTAGCTTCGCAGCGCAACTTAAGCTCAGATCCTTTAAATGTGATGGATTGGGTAAACCTGTATGCATTAGCTGTTAGTGAAGAAAATGCTGGCGGCGGCCGCGTAGTTACTGCACCAACCAACGGCGCCGCGGGTATTATCCCTGCGGTATTGCACTACTACCACAATCACGTTCAAGAGCTTGATCAAGATTCAATCAATCAGTTTTTTCTAACCGCTACTGCCATTGGGTCTTTATACAAAACCAACGCGTCTATATCTGGTGCTGAGGTTGGCTGCCAAGGCGAAGTGGGCGTAGCCTGCTCGATGGCTGCAGCAGGCTTGGTGGCAATATTTGGTGGTAACCCCGAACAAATTGAAAACGCCGCCGAAATTGGCATCGAGCACAACCTTGGCTTAACCTGCGATCCCATCGGCGGTTTGGTGCAAGTTCCTTGCATTGAGCGTAATGCCATGGGCGCGCTTAAAGCGATAAATGCCGCACGATTGGCATTAAGAGGCAGTGGTGAGCACAAAGTTTCTTTAGATAAAGCCATCAAAACCATGTGGGAAACTGGCTGCGATATGAAGAGCAAATATAAAGAAACTGCTCGTGGTGGCTTAGCAGTAAACATTATCGAATGTTAA
- a CDS encoding di-heme-cytochrome C peroxidase, producing MLKQLLSGLLLLVLKIVLLPFKLIIKATTRLLNWVWGLVKAIWQVWLALGPRWLRYSFLGIALITAGYLGLKAFLKPNLTIETVNQVHYLNKGWTDEQRERFYFTPQGTELLGLEYDWFINLELPLSKDLLTSPDNMRGWGFIVTPGQQPTTLNPGNLPVGLGRHIDPKSGKERLDLTCAMCHTGELHYQGNALRIDGGQAVQSISNAKRGEFITTLAASVVATLINPSKWSRFADRVAGQDPAQRKQLRKQIWGFLGNIKQFVSGAGAPKLYPVEEGRGRTDAVGRIANVVFGYDLDEPANYRVANAPVSYPFLWDIWRFDWVQYTGFTNQAMARNVGESLGVLAPIKLVNEEGELLTSEEFGESVIDLAGMHCVEGTLRSLEPPRWPEAILGNIDTQLATQGKDLFLDQCQACHGPHKVQPYQWKVASKPGENPDKQIDVNWQWDMDGDITFVGQQAVREDWREVIWAMPWVKTSVIGTDPTAADNYMDHRYDGSKIIPGSAPVNAGDGLQILLNRLVPKLYQDNNIDKALIADYDGLNVPFRIANMRAYKPRPLHGVWATPPFLHNGSVPTLYHLLSPLRERPKQFYIGNREYNPDHLGFITEQRPGSFKHDTSIKGNGNQGHLFTDVDMPGRIGRLLSMQERAALLEYLKVMGNPEFSDKLGGDPLDWSKYTQAPQFGSEQQACLDSFNAAKNNPAKVH from the coding sequence ATGCTAAAACAGCTCCTGTCTGGGCTACTTTTGCTCGTCTTAAAAATCGTCTTACTGCCTTTTAAGCTAATTATTAAGGCCACCACCCGCTTGTTAAATTGGGTTTGGGGTTTAGTAAAAGCAATTTGGCAGGTTTGGCTAGCATTAGGACCACGTTGGTTACGCTATTCTTTTCTCGGCATTGCCTTGATCACAGCCGGATATCTAGGGCTAAAAGCTTTCCTCAAACCCAACTTAACCATAGAGACGGTGAACCAAGTTCACTACCTCAACAAAGGTTGGACAGACGAGCAACGCGAGCGTTTTTACTTTACCCCACAAGGTACCGAGCTATTAGGGCTAGAGTATGATTGGTTCATCAACCTAGAGCTGCCGCTTTCCAAAGATTTATTAACCAGCCCCGACAATATGCGCGGCTGGGGCTTTATTGTAACCCCTGGCCAGCAGCCTACCACTTTAAACCCTGGCAACCTTCCAGTAGGTTTAGGTCGGCACATTGACCCTAAATCCGGTAAAGAGCGCTTAGATCTTACCTGTGCCATGTGTCATACCGGTGAGCTTCACTACCAAGGTAACGCGCTGCGCATCGATGGTGGTCAGGCAGTGCAAAGCATTTCTAACGCCAAACGTGGCGAGTTTATTACTACCCTCGCCGCCTCTGTAGTCGCAACCCTCATTAATCCAAGTAAATGGAGCCGTTTTGCTGACCGCGTTGCAGGACAAGATCCTGCACAGCGTAAGCAACTACGCAAACAAATTTGGGGCTTCTTGGGTAATATTAAGCAATTTGTATCGGGCGCTGGTGCTCCTAAGCTCTACCCTGTTGAAGAAGGCCGCGGCCGAACAGACGCAGTAGGCCGAATAGCTAATGTAGTATTTGGCTACGACCTCGACGAACCTGCTAACTACCGTGTCGCTAATGCACCGGTTAGCTATCCCTTCCTTTGGGATATCTGGCGTTTCGATTGGGTGCAATACACTGGTTTTACCAACCAAGCAATGGCACGGAATGTCGGTGAAAGCCTAGGCGTATTGGCGCCAATCAAACTAGTGAATGAAGAAGGTGAATTATTAACTAGCGAAGAGTTTGGTGAATCAGTCATTGATTTAGCTGGCATGCACTGCGTTGAAGGCACCTTACGCTCACTAGAGCCGCCGCGCTGGCCAGAAGCTATTCTAGGAAACATCGATACCCAGCTGGCCACCCAAGGTAAAGACTTATTCCTAGACCAATGTCAGGCTTGTCATGGACCGCATAAAGTCCAACCCTACCAATGGAAAGTAGCCAGCAAACCTGGCGAAAATCCAGACAAGCAAATAGATGTAAACTGGCAATGGGATATGGACGGAGACATTACTTTTGTTGGCCAACAAGCGGTCCGCGAAGATTGGCGCGAAGTAATTTGGGCAATGCCTTGGGTTAAAACCTCGGTGATTGGCACTGACCCTACCGCTGCAGATAACTACATGGATCACCGCTACGATGGTAGCAAAATTATTCCAGGCTCGGCCCCGGTAAATGCTGGCGATGGCTTACAAATACTGCTTAATCGTTTAGTGCCAAAACTTTACCAAGACAATAACATCGATAAAGCCTTGATTGCTGACTACGATGGTTTAAATGTACCTTTTAGAATCGCCAATATGCGAGCCTATAAACCGCGCCCATTACATGGTGTGTGGGCTACCCCACCATTCTTACATAATGGTTCAGTGCCTACTTTGTACCACCTGTTATCGCCACTTCGTGAGCGACCAAAGCAATTTTATATTGGTAATCGTGAGTACAACCCAGACCATCTAGGTTTTATTACCGAACAACGCCCAGGTAGTTTTAAACACGATACCAGTATTAAGGGCAACGGTAACCAAGGGCATCTATTCACTGATGTTGATATGCCGGGCCGAATCGGTCGTTTGCTTAGCATGCAGGAGCGTGCCGCTTTATTAGAATACTTGAAAGTAATGGGCAACCCAGAATTTAGCGACAAGCTTGGTGGAGACCCACTTGATTGGTCTAAATACACTCAAGCGCCACAGTTTGGCTCTGAACAGCAAGCTTGTTTAGACAGCTTTAACGCCGCGAAAAACAATCCAGCAAAGGTGCACTAA
- a CDS encoding catalase family protein, whose translation MKKLFTKSPLALCLLGLSFSAANANDLYKEMGITKPEQEAIMSAINSAREISKRAEQYNGLPYRRDAHAKATGCARATFSVNPDIPERFKAGLFAQENQQYKAWIRFSNGDMLVQADSKGDARGMAVKVMNVPGKAIAPELGESHNQDFIMTNTPAFFNRNIFDYADDMTYLAKFQRTKWFISLFPPRLHPKQFYRAIQTVSSVINTPLEAQYFSMLPYRLGNSTIKFSTKPCAGMTFPSKVDKSDPDYLSNQLETQLANGGACFEFMVQEKLPGYYMPVDDATAIWSEQASPFISIATINIPPQHLYSEQQQQFCENISMNPWRAVEGWEPLSSLNKARRVVYQAVSKYRHQQNKAATPEPNSWCLASEGEVCDPNQGLVVSKPTWPLPRCFDGYAKPIDGESLNSNCK comes from the coding sequence ATGAAAAAACTATTTACTAAATCACCTTTAGCCCTTTGTTTGCTTGGTTTAAGCTTTAGTGCTGCTAATGCTAATGACTTATATAAAGAAATGGGCATCACCAAGCCCGAGCAAGAAGCCATTATGTCGGCGATTAACTCGGCGCGCGAAATATCTAAACGTGCAGAGCAATACAACGGTTTGCCTTACCGAAGGGACGCACATGCCAAAGCAACCGGTTGTGCTAGAGCTACTTTCTCGGTAAATCCAGACATTCCAGAGCGTTTTAAAGCTGGGCTGTTTGCGCAAGAAAATCAGCAATATAAAGCTTGGATCCGTTTCTCCAATGGCGACATGCTAGTACAAGCTGATAGTAAAGGCGACGCGCGAGGAATGGCGGTAAAAGTAATGAACGTACCAGGTAAAGCCATTGCCCCTGAGTTAGGCGAGAGTCATAACCAAGATTTCATTATGACCAATACGCCGGCATTTTTTAACCGCAACATTTTTGATTACGCAGACGACATGACTTACTTGGCGAAGTTTCAACGCACCAAGTGGTTTATTAGCTTGTTTCCACCACGTTTGCACCCCAAACAGTTTTACCGGGCGATTCAAACCGTGTCATCGGTTATCAATACGCCACTTGAAGCACAGTATTTTTCTATGCTGCCCTACCGTTTAGGCAACAGCACCATTAAGTTTTCTACTAAACCTTGTGCCGGAATGACCTTCCCTAGCAAGGTAGATAAATCAGATCCTGATTATTTAAGCAATCAATTAGAAACTCAATTAGCAAACGGCGGAGCATGTTTTGAGTTTATGGTACAAGAAAAACTGCCGGGCTATTACATGCCGGTAGACGATGCTACCGCTATTTGGTCTGAGCAAGCCTCGCCATTCATTAGCATTGCAACTATTAACATTCCTCCGCAGCATTTATATAGCGAGCAGCAACAGCAATTTTGTGAAAATATATCGATGAATCCGTGGCGAGCAGTAGAAGGCTGGGAACCCTTAAGCAGCTTAAACAAAGCCCGACGTGTTGTTTATCAAGCGGTATCTAAATACCGTCATCAGCAAAACAAAGCAGCAACCCCAGAACCCAACTCATGGTGCTTAGCCAGCGAAGGAGAAGTTTGCGACCCAAACCAGGGTTTGGTTGTGAGCAAACCCACTTGGCCATTGCCCCGCTGTTTTGATGGTTACGCTAAACCCATTGATGGTGAAAGCTTAAACAGCAACTGTAAATAA
- a CDS encoding DUF1835 domain-containing protein, with product MQLHITNGDSVGDMLKQSSIVQGEILCWRDVLHDGPIVAVEGQAYLKARASFIHETISLPSPLPAMEISEQQILDDFVQRQAVLDKLSHYKEVVLWFEHDLYDQLQLAECLFHLAKHPELTKQFRIICIGEHPDLDYFHGLGNLSISQLEALYPNRQTLSVEQLELGKRVWLALAANTPEQLNHLLLEPLSPLPFMANALLRFAQEYPWLDKGLSLTQLHILESLAKPMQELPILQSNLRQQSQYQGEEEFVADLRYQQIMEDSEIKLGRLFVNLQTLEDAPFLGDAWLSKELYCLSLLTPPCVKIDNKDDKHWSMDASYTVTDAGLKALEGAMLKELSSQLNFWRGGVNISQDNYWCWDHKQGQIVKQ from the coding sequence ATGCAATTACACATTACCAACGGCGATAGCGTTGGAGACATGCTTAAGCAATCAAGTATTGTCCAAGGTGAGATACTGTGTTGGCGAGACGTATTGCATGACGGGCCAATTGTTGCTGTAGAAGGGCAAGCTTATCTAAAAGCTCGCGCTAGTTTCATTCATGAAACAATAAGTTTGCCTAGCCCTTTGCCTGCAATGGAGATCAGTGAACAGCAGATCTTGGATGATTTTGTTCAGCGCCAAGCTGTTTTAGATAAGCTAAGCCATTACAAAGAGGTTGTGTTGTGGTTTGAACACGATCTCTATGATCAATTGCAGTTAGCTGAATGTTTATTTCATTTAGCCAAACATCCCGAACTAACCAAGCAATTTCGAATTATTTGTATTGGTGAGCATCCAGATCTTGATTATTTCCATGGCCTAGGAAACCTTTCGATTAGCCAGCTTGAAGCACTTTATCCAAACAGACAAACGCTTAGTGTTGAGCAATTAGAACTAGGCAAAAGGGTATGGCTGGCACTCGCAGCCAACACCCCTGAGCAACTCAATCATTTACTCCTCGAACCATTATCACCACTACCATTTATGGCGAATGCTTTGCTGCGTTTTGCCCAAGAGTATCCTTGGCTAGATAAGGGGTTAAGTCTTACGCAATTGCACATTCTTGAGTCTTTGGCTAAACCAATGCAAGAGTTGCCTATTTTGCAGAGTAATCTTCGTCAGCAATCTCAATATCAGGGTGAAGAAGAGTTCGTTGCGGATCTGCGTTATCAACAAATTATGGAAGACTCTGAGATAAAGCTTGGGCGACTATTTGTAAACTTGCAAACCTTAGAAGATGCGCCTTTTCTTGGGGATGCTTGGTTAAGCAAAGAGCTTTACTGTTTGTCTCTGTTAACTCCTCCTTGTGTAAAAATTGACAACAAGGATGACAAACACTGGAGCATGGATGCTAGTTACACTGTCACCGATGCAGGGCTTAAGGCGCTTGAGGGCGCAATGCTTAAAGAGCTTTCTTCTCAGCTAAATTTTTGGCGAGGCGGGGTTAACATTAGCCAAGATAATTATTGGTGCTGGGACCACAAGCAAGGCCAGATAGTGAAGCAGTAA
- a CDS encoding ABC transporter substrate-binding protein, with protein sequence MAIRWNLRRRILALACLCVVASALVTSYEHLQRWISDSGTNSVILAVVGPMSGNEADKGLSMVHGAQLYADLHNSQRQDNQVAIVVQQYDDANDKSKAQLIAKQLAATNNVVAVLGHRASATSIKAASIYQRAGLPMVGGSATATEITQNNDWAFRVIPDNHLQGKFVADYVASLAKDKAVLIYSQDKFGESLADSFLNRAELLAIQTLSLGVDLKRDIAKQAELISQKISEFGHTGAVFLAVHDVEGETLVSHLKQQHPNWLFIGSSSIGKQSFPERFKHRSQEREVSGYYTNGVFAVSPILFDVASESTQLFYQSFHKGFGYEPSGVSAAYYDAATIVSAAIDAASGEAGGADEFSQLNIASQRAAIKNHLTGFDSPNNAVQGLTHSLYFDSQGNVLRPMQVGLFSGGAFVSAPIQLQDVNDENLAVRRTDVVYTGIEMQNISEFSTIDMTFKAKFKLWFRSTPGVKAEDIVFLNSVGDLGLQEPIESNFTSQSTYQLYQVEGTFLADAKPGRAAFGEYQLGVSFRHTTLPRSELIYVSDIVGLGQTSLHKNQTNQHKVQFDTSQWRQGSTLSFQDTLRKRSLGDPKYLHSDRQAVEFSRFNSLTPVQENVLSLRGRIPAQWQQIIFYSSVLAWLLYALVLDFKILGQLSRAYGLGNKLLYALFIASAEPLFLDWLAQAYPNTNQLFASNCFDVLWWLLLASTLALLIDVLLWDPIEKRSGRQVPRIMRHLTRGLAYIGAIFAILSFVYQRELTSLLATSGLVAMILGLALQSNLVNIFSGIAISLEKPFKLGDWISLGGYGGPIVGEVIDMNWRTTKVKTADNTLYSIPNNTLANANLNNVSSSGQIVTGGFSASVNKQLEPLQVIPRIEAALMAIDAVNRVYIDVASIGSDNVDYQIKLVHGVDDTATTTDLVWQAIWRLDAEIKQELEVIEPELETPLLNDA encoded by the coding sequence TTGGCTATTAGATGGAATTTACGTAGACGCATACTTGCGCTTGCTTGTTTATGTGTTGTCGCAAGCGCCTTAGTTACTAGTTATGAGCACTTGCAGCGGTGGATAAGCGACAGTGGAACAAATAGTGTAATACTGGCGGTGGTTGGGCCAATGTCGGGCAATGAAGCCGACAAAGGTTTATCAATGGTTCACGGTGCTCAACTTTATGCTGATCTCCATAATAGCCAGCGGCAAGATAACCAAGTAGCCATTGTTGTTCAGCAATACGATGATGCTAATGACAAAAGCAAAGCACAGCTAATTGCGAAGCAGTTAGCTGCAACTAACAATGTAGTTGCCGTATTAGGGCACCGAGCATCGGCTACCTCGATTAAGGCCGCCAGTATTTACCAACGTGCTGGTTTACCCATGGTTGGGGGCTCAGCCACCGCAACTGAGATCACCCAGAATAATGACTGGGCTTTTAGGGTTATTCCAGATAACCATTTACAAGGTAAGTTTGTTGCCGACTACGTTGCAAGCCTAGCTAAAGACAAAGCGGTATTAATCTATAGCCAAGATAAATTTGGCGAGTCGTTAGCAGATTCTTTTCTTAATAGAGCTGAACTGCTAGCGATTCAAACGCTGAGTTTAGGGGTGGATTTAAAAAGAGACATCGCTAAACAAGCCGAGCTAATAAGCCAAAAAATTAGTGAGTTTGGCCACACCGGAGCAGTGTTCTTAGCGGTGCATGATGTAGAAGGTGAAACGCTAGTTAGCCATTTAAAGCAGCAACATCCAAATTGGCTGTTTATTGGCAGTTCTTCTATTGGTAAGCAAAGTTTCCCCGAGCGTTTTAAACATCGAAGCCAAGAGAGAGAAGTATCTGGTTATTATACTAATGGGGTGTTCGCCGTTAGTCCTATCTTGTTTGATGTAGCCAGCGAATCAACTCAACTTTTTTATCAAAGCTTTCATAAAGGTTTTGGTTATGAGCCTAGTGGTGTTTCGGCCGCATATTATGATGCAGCAACTATCGTATCGGCCGCAATAGATGCAGCAAGCGGTGAAGCAGGCGGGGCCGATGAGTTTAGCCAGCTTAATATAGCTAGCCAAAGAGCAGCGATAAAAAATCACTTAACTGGTTTTGATTCACCCAATAATGCTGTTCAGGGTTTAACCCACTCTTTGTATTTTGACTCGCAAGGCAACGTATTACGCCCTATGCAAGTGGGCTTGTTTAGTGGCGGGGCTTTTGTTTCTGCGCCGATTCAGCTGCAAGATGTTAATGACGAAAACCTTGCGGTGCGCCGAACTGATGTGGTGTATACCGGCATTGAAATGCAAAACATTAGCGAGTTTTCCACCATAGATATGACCTTCAAAGCTAAATTTAAACTTTGGTTTAGAAGCACACCTGGGGTAAAAGCCGAAGACATCGTGTTTTTGAACTCGGTAGGTGATTTGGGCTTACAAGAACCAATAGAGTCTAATTTTACAAGCCAAAGTACTTACCAGCTTTATCAGGTGGAAGGCACTTTTCTAGCAGATGCAAAACCCGGTAGAGCAGCCTTTGGAGAATACCAACTGGGCGTAAGTTTTAGGCATACTACGCTGCCAAGAAGTGAGCTTATTTATGTATCAGATATTGTTGGGCTCGGCCAAACCAGCCTACATAAAAACCAAACCAACCAGCATAAGGTTCAATTTGACACCAGCCAGTGGCGCCAAGGCAGCACTTTGTCTTTTCAAGATACCTTACGTAAACGCAGTTTAGGTGATCCCAAGTATTTACATTCAGACAGACAAGCTGTGGAGTTTTCTCGGTTTAATTCTCTAACGCCAGTACAAGAAAATGTATTAAGCCTAAGGGGGCGTATTCCCGCACAATGGCAGCAGATAATCTTTTATAGCAGTGTATTGGCGTGGTTACTTTACGCATTGGTTTTAGACTTTAAGATACTGGGTCAGCTATCTAGAGCTTATGGCTTAGGTAACAAGCTTTTATACGCCTTGTTTATAGCTTCCGCTGAGCCCTTGTTTTTAGATTGGTTAGCGCAAGCTTATCCTAATACTAATCAGCTGTTTGCTAGCAATTGTTTCGACGTATTGTGGTGGCTACTGTTGGCCTCGACCTTAGCTTTGTTAATTGATGTGTTGCTTTGGGACCCCATAGAAAAGCGCAGTGGCCGCCAAGTTCCACGAATTATGCGCCACTTAACTCGTGGCTTAGCATACATAGGAGCGATATTTGCGATTCTCTCTTTTGTATACCAACGAGAGCTAACCAGCCTATTAGCAACGTCTGGCTTGGTGGCAATGATCCTGGGCTTAGCTTTGCAATCAAACCTTGTGAATATTTTCTCGGGCATTGCTATTAGCTTGGAGAAGCCGTTTAAGCTTGGAGATTGGATTAGTCTAGGTGGCTATGGTGGGCCAATTGTAGGCGAAGTGATAGACATGAACTGGCGTACTACTAAGGTAAAAACGGCTGACAATACCCTCTATTCTATCCCGAACAATACTTTGGCAAACGCCAATTTAAACAATGTGAGTAGCAGTGGACAGATTGTGACAGGTGGTTTTTCTGCCTCAGTAAATAAACAGTTAGAACCCTTGCAGGTGATCCCGCGGATAGAAGCCGCCCTTATGGCTATTGACGCCGTTAATCGGGTTTATATTGATGTAGCTAGCATAGGCTCTGACAATGTGGATTATCAAATAAAGCTGGTGCATGGGGTAGATGACACCGCTACAACTACCGATTTAGTTTGGCAAGCTATTTGGCGTTTAGATGCTGAAATTAAGCAGGAACTTGAGGTAATAGAACCAGAGTTGGAAACCCCGTTACTTAATGATGCATAG
- a CDS encoding ABC transporter substrate-binding protein, with amino-acid sequence MKKLLLSVIMLSFLVATIGVIVVEGASRPRILILHSYETDYAWTRTVNQGIDRAKRAHMNVDIRYHYMNTKNQSSEAAKKRAATVAKRVVDNYQPNVLLVIDDDAQRLVATDYIGNEAIQIVFAGVNAELEAYGYQDADNVTGILERKSVSAIKEVLRLLVESQPRLGSLKGSVVYLSDSSTSAKLDAGYLARQEWAPLEYQGHLGVKTFEQWKQAVLSLNGKYQFLLVGGYRKLFSDGSESFASAEEVAQWTEANSTLPIVGINAFNSEDGVMLSIGASPFEQGEIAFERAIRLVEDPASLSQMPVAISKQYVVALRHQALEARDIKVPKVLEAFARATNNYFE; translated from the coding sequence ATGAAAAAGTTACTGTTAAGCGTCATTATGCTGAGCTTTCTCGTTGCTACTATCGGAGTGATAGTCGTGGAGGGGGCTTCAAGGCCAAGAATCCTCATTCTGCATAGCTACGAAACCGACTATGCCTGGACTCGCACAGTTAACCAAGGCATAGACAGAGCCAAGCGCGCCCACATGAATGTTGATATTCGCTATCACTACATGAATACCAAAAATCAATCTAGCGAAGCCGCTAAGAAACGCGCTGCAACGGTTGCTAAACGGGTAGTCGATAACTACCAACCCAATGTATTACTGGTTATTGATGACGATGCTCAGCGCTTAGTTGCTACCGACTATATTGGCAACGAAGCGATTCAGATTGTGTTTGCCGGGGTAAATGCTGAGCTTGAAGCCTATGGTTATCAGGATGCTGACAATGTGACAGGCATACTCGAACGTAAATCGGTGTCGGCAATTAAAGAAGTATTAAGGTTATTGGTAGAAAGCCAGCCTAGACTTGGCAGCTTGAAAGGGAGTGTTGTTTACCTCTCCGATAGTTCAACTTCGGCCAAGCTTGATGCGGGTTACCTAGCAAGGCAAGAGTGGGCGCCACTTGAATACCAAGGGCACCTTGGGGTTAAAACCTTCGAACAGTGGAAGCAAGCTGTTCTATCACTTAACGGCAAGTACCAATTTTTGCTAGTTGGCGGCTACCGTAAACTGTTTAGTGACGGTAGCGAAAGCTTTGCCTCTGCTGAAGAAGTGGCGCAATGGACCGAAGCAAATTCAACGCTACCGATTGTTGGTATCAATGCATTTAACTCTGAAGACGGGGTCATGCTCTCAATTGGAGCTTCACCCTTTGAGCAGGGAGAGATAGCTTTCGAGCGGGCTATTCGCTTAGTGGAAGATCCCGCTAGTTTGTCACAGATGCCAGTGGCTATATCGAAACAATACGTGGTAGCTCTGCGTCATCAAGCACTTGAAGCTCGCGATATCAAAGTGCCAAAAGTACTAGAAGCTTTTGCCCGCGCCACCAATAACTACTTTGAATAA